In one Corallococcus silvisoli genomic region, the following are encoded:
- a CDS encoding cupin domain-containing protein → MRVWVVDMAPGCQWPSVDFHDTGEEVFVVSGEVIEGERRFGPGSYLFFSPGSRHQSRTETGVRLFGINLVASSGAR, encoded by the coding sequence GTGAGGGTCTGGGTCGTGGACATGGCTCCCGGGTGCCAGTGGCCGTCCGTGGACTTCCACGACACCGGCGAAGAGGTCTTCGTGGTGAGCGGTGAGGTCATCGAGGGGGAGCGGCGCTTCGGGCCGGGCTCGTACCTGTTCTTCTCGCCGGGAAGCCGTCATCAGTCGCGGACCGAGACCGGCGTGCGCCTCTTCGGCATCAATCTCGTGGCCTCCTCGGGGGCTCGGTGA
- a CDS encoding MBL fold metallo-hydrolase: MAGPERRSRRDFLRTAVALSAGAVLLPPGMGSAKGPVDSAALRAQRLAWAGVRLLLGQDTLFLDPLVDPTVWGAALKDPLVSVDASSGSRFVLVTHRHPDHFDRVAVRQALGDTGTLVCPPDMAAAAAASGFRVRSAPLYEPLLLNDFTATAVPAADGYGDPQVSWVVSGGGRRIIHCGDTLWHGAWWHIGRQFGPFDAAFLPINGARFGWRKPVSDVHSVLTPEQAVAAAVVLGARLLVPIHYGVAASEDYREVPDAEALLLGTARSRKVNVELARPGEWLTWQART, from the coding sequence ATGGCTGGGCCCGAGCGGAGGAGCCGCCGGGACTTCCTGCGCACCGCGGTCGCGCTCTCCGCGGGCGCGGTCCTGCTCCCCCCTGGCATGGGCAGCGCGAAGGGGCCTGTCGACAGCGCCGCGCTTCGTGCCCAGCGGTTGGCATGGGCCGGGGTGCGGCTGCTGCTCGGACAGGACACGCTCTTCCTGGATCCGCTGGTCGACCCCACCGTCTGGGGGGCCGCGTTGAAGGATCCGCTCGTCTCGGTGGACGCGAGCAGCGGGAGCCGCTTTGTCCTGGTGACGCATCGCCATCCCGACCACTTCGACAGGGTGGCTGTCCGTCAGGCCCTGGGGGACACCGGGACGCTGGTGTGCCCTCCGGACATGGCCGCGGCGGCTGCCGCTTCGGGGTTCCGCGTGCGGTCCGCCCCGCTCTACGAGCCCCTCTTGCTCAATGACTTCACGGCCACCGCCGTCCCCGCGGCGGATGGTTATGGGGATCCCCAGGTTTCGTGGGTCGTCTCCGGCGGAGGCCGCCGCATCATCCACTGCGGCGACACGCTGTGGCACGGGGCCTGGTGGCACATCGGGCGTCAGTTCGGCCCCTTCGACGCGGCATTCCTGCCCATCAACGGGGCACGCTTCGGCTGGCGGAAGCCCGTGAGCGACGTGCACTCCGTCCTGACGCCGGAGCAGGCGGTGGCCGCGGCCGTCGTGTTGGGGGCACGGCTCCTCGTGCCCATCCACTACGGCGTCGCGGCCTCTGAGGACTATCGGGAGGTTCCGGACGCGGAAGCGCTGCTCCTGGGCACCGCGCGCTCGCGGAAGGTGAACGTGGAGCTGGCACGTCCGGGGGAGTGGCTGACCTGGCAGGCCCGGACCTGA